The following coding sequences lie in one Aspergillus luchuensis IFO 4308 DNA, chromosome 8, nearly complete sequence genomic window:
- the ESF1 gene encoding pre-rRNA-processing protein ESF1 (BUSCO:EOG09261FAX;~COG:F;~EggNog:ENOG410PGQE;~InterPro:IPR039754,IPR012580;~PFAM:PF08159;~go_component: GO:0005634 - nucleus [Evidence IEA];~go_process: GO:0006364 - rRNA processing [Evidence IEA]), whose amino-acid sequence MPDHKKKGKKAGAAKNDSGSVITDPRFANIQTDPRYRLPSKRQTHVKLDKRFAHMLRDKDFSRNAAVDRYGRKLASDDTKKQLERFYQLDEDAQEGEEDEEEGEDEEDDGLENASVADDEEVLRELRKAESYDPARDGGFDESSSSEEESSDEEDEDEEEFEGFGEELEYPDKQRADVPTGEVTDRIAVVNLDWDNIRAEDLMAVFSSFAPTGGRVLKVAVYPSEFGKERMEREETEGPPREIFASKKGGDSDDEDELDSDEEEEKIKQSMLKEDKGEEFNSTQLRKYQLERLRYFYAILTFSSRDVAKHVYDSVDGAEYLSSANFFDLRFVPEDTDFSDDTPRDECTRIPDGYQPNEFVTDALQHSKVKLTWDMEDKSRKEAQARAFRGSRKDIDENDLKAYLASDSSDDEEDEGGVEIVDTTRGDGETKKVSKKEEEKQRLRALLGLGAEPTPSSKSDGPVGEMEVTFTSGLAGGPKGDSIFENEPEKDETTIEKYIRKERERKKRRKEKLKATKRGEDGEQEDDAADASDAKEQPQEDDLGFDDPFFDDPSGKATAAARRKEEKRKKREERAAEEAAAAAKRAELELLMIDDNKPGIKHFDMNEIEKAEKQARKKNKKGKSKGKQVEAPKDDFEMEVTDPRFARLYESHEFAIDPTNPRFKATSGMKALLEEGRKRRRDRDEHADEEDAPREQKKKQKKSASKEGGSDDLKKLVEKVKQKTKRN is encoded by the exons ATGCCTGACcacaaaaagaaaggcaagAAGGCCGGCGCCGCCAAAAATGACTCCGGCTCGGTGATCA CCGACCCCAGATTCGCCAACATCCAAACCGACCCTCGCTACCGTCTTCCCAGCAAACGCCAAACCCATGTTAAGCTCGACAAGCGTTTTGCGCACATGTTGCGCGACAAGGATTTCTCCCGCAACGCCGCAGTCGATAGGTACGGCCGGAAGCTCGCCAGCGATGACACCAAGAAACAGCTCGAGCGATTCTATCAGCTGGACGAGGATGCgcaggagggagaggaagatgaagaagaaggcgaggacgaggaggacgatggtCTTGAAAATGCCAGCGTtgcagatgacgaggaggtgCTTAGAGAGCTGAGAAAGGCAGAGTCGTACGACCCGGCGAGAGATGGAGGATTCGACGAGTCTTCGTCctcggaggaggagagctccgacgaggaagatgaggacgaagaggagtTCGAAGGGTTTGGCGAGGAGCTGGAATATCCTGATAAGCAGCGGGCGGATGTTCCTACTGGCGAGGTTACGGATCGCATTGCGGTGGTAAATCTGGATTGGGATAATATCCGCGCGGAGGATTTGATGGCTGTCTTCTCCAGTTTTGCGCCGACTGGTgggagggtgttgaaggTCGCTGTTTATCCCAGTGAGTTTGGCAAGGagcggatggagagggaggagacggaggggcCGCCTAGGGAGATCTTTGCGTCGAAGAAGGGTGGTGActctgatgatgaggatgaactCGActctgatgaggaggaagagaagatcaagcAATCTATGCTGAAGGAGGATAAAGGCGAGGAGTTTAACTCGACACAGCTACGGAAGTATCAGTTGGAGCGCCTACGTTACTTCTATGCTATCTTGACTTTCTCGTCCAGGGACGTGGCAAAGCACGTTTACGATTCCGTCGACGGTGCTGAGTACTTGTCTAGCGCCaacttcttcgacctccGCTTTGTGCCTGAGGACACTGACTTCTCTGACGATACGCCCCGCGACGAGTGCACACGCATTCCCGATGGGTACCAGCCGAACGAGTTCGTTACCGATGCGCTGCAGCACAGCAAGGTCAAGCTGACCTGGGATATGGAGGATAAGTCGCGCAAGGAAGCTCAGGCTCGGGCCTTCCGTGGTAGTCGCAAGGATATCGACGAGAACGACCTGAAGGCTTATCTGGCTAGTGATAgctccgatgatgaggaggatgagggtggtgtGGAGATTGTTGATACTACGCGCGGGGATGGGGAGACAAAGAAGGTGTctaagaaggaggaagagaagcaacGTCTCCGGGCTCTACTTGGTCTTGGTGCGGAGCCTACGCCTTCGTCCAAGTCCGATGGTCCTGTTGGTGAGATGGAGGTTACCTTCACTTCCGGTCTGGCTGGTGGCCCTAAGGGCGACAGCATCTTCGAGAATGAGCCTGAGAAGGATGAGACTACGATCGAAAAGTACATTCGCAAGGAGCgtgagagaaagaagcgcagaaaggagaagctcaaggctACCAAGCgtggtgaggatggcgagcaggaggatgatgccGCTGATGCCTCGGATGCTAAGGAACAGCCCCAGGAGGACGACTTGGGCTTTGACGATCCCTTCTTCGACGACCCTAGTGGCaaggctactgctgctgctcgtcgtaaggaagagaagcgcaagaagcgGGAGGAGCGTGCAGCGGAGGAAGCTGCGGCCGCAGCTAAGCgggcggagctggagctaCTCATGATTGACGACAACAAGCCTGGCATCAAGCACTTCGATATGAACGAGATTGAAAAGGCGGAGAAACAAGCtcgcaagaagaacaagaagggcaagagtAAGGGCAAGCAAGTTGAAGCTCCTAAGGACGACTTCGAGATGGAAGTCACCGATCCTCGTTTCGCTCGACTCTACGAGAGCCACGAGTTCGCCATCGATCCTACCAACCCCCGATTCAAGGCGACTTCGGGTATGAAGGCTCTGTTGGAGGAGGGTCGCAAGCGACGCAGGGATCGGGATGAACATGcagacgaggaggatgctcCTCGtgaacaaaagaagaagcagaagaagagtgcGTCCAAGGAGGGCGGATCGGAtgatctgaagaagctggtcgAAAAGGTGAAGCAAAAGACCAAGCGCAACTGA
- a CDS encoding acyclic terpene utilization AtuA family protein (COG:S;~EggNog:ENOG410PW65;~InterPro:IPR010839), which produces MDGGNFTGFKSLLKAGKHLKLGFPIAEIEASGEFTIAKEKNTGGCVTVESLTSQLIYEIQGPWYLNSDVVADLTGMNLEQIAPEQVRVTGIVGMPPPPTTKLGFTTFGGYQAEFHAFMTGLDVDEKCKWTEEQIREAIGEDIHRFTQLRFHRIGSPSLDTTCQDHATVMFRVFAQTKDPEILRTDVPRGLFRWCMSTFLSSCPALTPSNDPRQVHAKPYYNYNTGLLPQSVLNHRVHLLATDPKKIITIDPPSVTQTYGTQPSHETENPVDISAFGETVKAPLGFVVYGRAGDKGANCNVGFYVKHQDEWDWLRTFLTTDKIKELLGPIEYSGNQIDRFEIPGVRVVHFLLHDHLDRGYNSSSSCDVLGKNTCEFLRSKTVDVPKVFLQRY; this is translated from the exons ATGGATG GCGGTAACTTCACCGGATTCAAGTCGCTCTTGAAAGCAGGAAAGCATCTCAAGCTCGGATTTCCCATCGCAGAGATCGAAGCCAGCGGCGAGTTCACAATTGCCAAAGAGAAAAACACCGGAGGATGCGTGACAGTCGAATCCTTGACATCGCAACTCATATATGAAATCCAAGGCCCATGGTATCTCAACTCCGATGTCGTTGCTGACCTGACAGGAATGAACCTGGAACAAATTGCCCCGGAACAAGTCCGGGTAACAGGCATTGTGGGCATGCCACCTCCCCCGACGACAAAACTAGGGTTCACCACTTTCGGAGGATATCAAGCCGAATTCCATGCTTTCATGACGGGACTCGATGTTGACGAGAAGTGCAAGTGGACCGAAGAACAGATCCGAGAGGCCATTGGTGAGGATATCCATCGGTTCACTCAACTGAGATTCCATCGTATTGGGTCCCCGTCCCTTGATACTACCTGTCAGGATCATGCGACTGTGATGTTTCGGGTCTTCGCGCAGACTAAAGACCCGGAGATCTTGCGGACTGATGTACCTAGAGGTTTATTCAGATGGTGCATGTCGACGTTTCTTTCTAGTTGTCCG GCCCTAACCCCCAGCAACGACCCCCGACAAGTCCATGCAAAACCatactacaactacaacacCGGACTCCTTCCTCAATCTGTCCTAAATCATAGAGTGCACCTCCTCGCAACTGATCCGAAGAAAATCATTACAATCGACCCACCCAGCGTGACGCAAACATACGGCACCCAGCCTTCCCACGAAACAGAAAACCCCGTTGATATCTCTGCCTTCGGGGAAACAGTCAAAGCCCCCCTGGGTTTCGTCGTCTATGGTAGAGCTGGCGACAAAGGAGCCAACTGCAATGTGGGCTTTTACGTGAAACACCAAGATGAATGGGACTGGCTTAGGACGTTCCTTACGACggacaagatcaaggagctGCTGGGACCCATTGAGTATTCGGGGAACCAAATTGACCGATTCGAGATCCCTGGTGTCAGGGTGGTGCATTTCTTGCTCCATGatcatcttgatcgagggtATAATTCTTCTTCAAGTTGTGATGTCCTGGGGAAGAATACGTGCGAGTTTCTGCGGTCGAAGACGGTCGATGTTCCCAAGGTGTTTTTGCAGCGTTATTAG
- a CDS encoding uncharacterized protein (BUSCO:EOG09264JK1;~COG:Z;~EggNog:ENOG410PGTF;~InterPro:IPR024964,IPR006594,IPR006595,IPR013144;~PFAM:PF10607,PF08513;~go_function: GO:0005515 - protein binding [Evidence IEA]), translating to MSSANYMSPSSSTTPTWHQFERKVEEVKPSKTDINYLVMDYLITNGYPAAAKKFALEANIQPRADIESIQERVDIRTAIHSGNIQVAIEKINELNPQILDENAPLHFALLRLQLVELIRSCTSSPDGDISPALEFATSQLAPRAPTNPQFLEDLERTLALLIFPMDSLSPSLAPLLHPDLRKDIANRVNEAILLNQGARKEARLRNLVKLRAWAEQKAREAKKDIPEKLDLGLGDNPNTHNSNPLASSTSASHNGSNDTVMTNNGDIDPMIS from the exons ATGTCCTCTGCCAATTAC AtgtctccctcttcctcgacgacGCCAACATGGCATCAGTTCGAACGGAAGGTCGAGGAGGTGAAACCATCCAAAAC TGATATCAATTATCTAGTCATGGATTACCTAATCACCAACGGCTATCCAGCTGCTGCGAAGAAATTCGCACTAGAGGCCAACATCCAACCCAGAGCAGATATCGAGTCGATTCAGGAAAGAGTTGACATTCGTACTGCAATTCATTCTGGGAATATCCAAGTTGCCATTGAGAAGATCAATGAGCTCAACCCACAG ATCCTAGATGAAAATGCCCCTTTACATTTCGCCTTGCTGCGACTGCAGCTGGTGGAGTTGATTCGCTCATGCACCTCTTCCCCCGATGGCGACATCAGCCCTGCCCTTGAGTTCGCGACCTCGCAACTCGCACCGCGGGcacccaccaacccccaGTTCCTCGAGGATCTTGAGAGGACTCTTGCGCTCTTGATCTTCCCGATGGATAGCCTGTCTCCATCACTTGCCCCTTTACTACACCCCGACCTTCGTAAGGACATAGCCAACCGCGTCAACGAAGCCATCCTGCTGAATCAAGGCGCTCGTAAAGAGGCCCGGCTACGCAACCTGGTCAAATTGCGCGCGTGGGCCGAACAGAAAGCCCGGGAGGCTAAGAAGGATATACCCGAGAAGCTGGACCTCGGACTGGGCGATaaccccaacacccacaacAGTAATCCCTTGGCCAGTTCGACCAGTGCCAGCCACAATGGCTCTAACGACACCGTAATGACCAATAATGGGGATATCGACCCCATGATCTCATAA
- a CDS encoding uncharacterized protein (SECRETED:SignalP(1-18)) produces MKLFSIISTAFLITAVAATPSINKAENRDVHQGMKREAEDNRNYICPTDESNRCCDICILQSETGWNIPTCCTNCGCTKNF; encoded by the exons ATGAAGCTCTTTTCAATTATCTCTACAGCTTTTCTTATTACTGCAGTAGCAGCCACCCCTTCGATCAACAAAGCCGAGAACCGTGATGTCCATCAAGGCATGAAGCGAGAGGCGGAAGACAACAGGAACTATATA tgTCCAACCGATGAATCTAACCGTTGTTGTGACATCTGCATACTTCAGTCTGAGACTGGTTGGAATATCCCAACTTGCTGCACCAACTGTGGATGTACAAAGAACTTttag
- a CDS encoding uncharacterized protein (COG:S;~EggNog:ENOG410PP65;~InterPro:IPR036412,IPR041492,IPR023214;~PFAM:PF13419): protein MADTKKSENASALSGFRVLSFDCYGTLVDWESGFIQALQPLLSQLPDTHPLKSSTPEILSIFQKIKAQIFKTQPTLLYSQLLQQAYIALAQSLRGTGDPDPSSTSLEAERFAASIQNWEAFPDTRDALQRLGRHFRLVILSNVDNVSFGRTLQGPLEGVNFDAVYTAEDIGSYKPDHRNFAYMFSRLHADFGVQEGEVLHVAQSLVNDHVPAKELGITSAWITRGKEGQKGMGGTLQDLRERVAFSWKFADLNELATAVERERQG from the coding sequence ATGGCTGACACCAAGAAATCGGAAAATGCTTCCGCGCTGTCTGGCTTTCGCGTGCTCTCCTTCGACTGCTACGGCACTCTGGTAGACTGGGAAAGCGgcttcatccaagccctTCAACCACTTCTCTCGCAACTCCCAGACACCCATCCGCTGAAATCATCCACCCCTGAGATCCTCTCTATTTTCCAAAAGATCAAAGCGCAGATCTTCAAAACGCAGCCAACCCTACTGTACAGTCAACTGCTCCAACAAGCGTACATTGCGCTTGCGCAGTCCCTGAGGGGCACCGGCGACCCCGATCCCAGCAGCACCTCGCTTGAAGCTGAGAGATTTGCAGCGAGTATCCAGAATTGGGAGGCATTTCCTGATACTCGTGATGCTCTGCAGCGTCTGGGACGGCACTTTCGCTTGGTGATTCTTTCCAATGTCGACAACGTGTCCTTTGGCAGGACCCTGCAAGGACCACTAGAAGGGGTCAATTTCGATGCGGTCTATACCGCGGAAGACATCGGGTCGTACAAGCCCGATCACCGCAACTTTGCATACATGTTCTCGCGTCTGCATGCAGACTTTGGAGTccaggagggggaggtgctGCATGTGGCGCAAAGTTTGGTTAATGACCATGTTCCTGCCAAGGAGCTGGGCATCACGTCGGCGTGGATTACGAGAGGAAAGGAGGGTCAgaaggggatgggagggaCGTTGCAGGATctgagggagagggttgCTTTTTCGTGGAAATTCGCGGACCTGAATGAGCTGGCTACTGCCGTGGAGAGGGAACGACAGGGCTAG
- a CDS encoding uncharacterized protein (COG:Q;~EggNog:ENOG410PPGR;~InterPro:IPR026992,IPR027443,IPR005123;~PFAM:PF03171,PF14226;~go_function: GO:0016491 - oxidoreductase activity [Evidence IEA];~go_process: GO:0055114 - oxidation-reduction process [Evidence IEA]), whose translation MGSVQDGPSLLAADLPIAPLRTIRYSALQSGDPKEVGRLLEACIHEGFFYLDVTDGEENPAVLQKVDEMYDFMREWFGQPDEVKQEVLSSNYTDGYKPTGIFAGVRENTRDAYETLKVSHMGIKKGATNPPPYLQVRKGMFESYLEACNQIALRLLICLSSQLGLDKSEALENFHQDKEDSNSTLVLLKYPYQEPDLESHQIGHNKHTDIGSITVLFTDQWGLQVLSAADQGQKEEQWKFVEPRRGCAVINVGDSLRFLSQKKLRSCLHRVVPAKGQTVDRYTIAYFLRPSNSATFVDSNGELVTATNWHDRKYEVFKATHADQRKDTILTGGLEPISI comes from the exons ATGGGCTCTGTGCAGGATGGACCTTCACTGCTAGCAGCAGACCTTCCAATTGCACCTCTGAGGACCATCAGATACAGTGCTCTGCAGAGTGGTGATCCCAAGGAAGTTGGAAGACTCCTCGAGGCGTGTATCCATGAAGGGTTCTTCTATCTCGACGTgacagatggagaggaaaatcCTGCTGTTCTCCAgaaggtggatgaaatgTATGACTTCATGCGCGAGTGGTTTGGTCAACCTGATGAGGTGAAGCAAGAAGTACTGTCGTCCAACTATACTGATGG GTACAAACCTACTGGAATATTTGCGGGTGTCCGTGAGAATACCAGAGATGCTTATGAGACCTTGAAG GTCTCTCACATGGGTATCAAAAAAGGGGCAACAAACCCCCCACCCTACCTCCAAGTTCGCAAAGGAATGTTCGAGTCCTATCTAGAAGCATGCAACCAAATCGCCCTCCGCCTCCTAATCTGCCTATCCTCCCAACTAGGCCTCGACAAATCCGAAGCCCTCGAGAACTTCCACCAAGACAAGGAAGACTCCAACTCAaccctcgtcctcctcaaATACCCATACCAAGAGCCCGACCTCGAATCGCACCAGATCGGACACAACAAGCACACCGATATCGGCAGTATCACCGTCCTCTTCACCGACCAATGGGGCCTACAGGTTCTTTCTGCCGCAGACCAGGGTCAAAAAGAGGAACAATGGAAGTTCGTCGAACCCCGTCGCGGATGCGCCGTGATCAACGTCGGTGATTCTCTGCGATTCCTTTCGCAGAAGAAGCTACGCTCTTGTCTCCACCGTGTGGTCCCGGCGAAGGGACAGACAGTTGATCGGTATACCATTGCGTATTTCTTGCGGCCATCGAACAGTGCCACGTTTGTGGATAGTAATGGGGAGTTGGTGACGGCGACGAACTGGCATGATAGGAAGTATGAGGTTTTCAAGGCGACGCATGCGGATCAGAGGAAGGATACGATTTTGACGGGGGGGTTGGAGCCGATATCTATTTGA
- a CDS encoding acyclic terpene utilization AtuA family protein (COG:S;~EggNog:ENOG410PJDF;~InterPro:IPR010839;~PFAM:PF07287), whose product MTRGPINRPVRIAGCAGGNTDRWDAIKSFASDPSIDAIIGDWLSESNMVGTAAIKARDLTEENEQNRSKGAYAKEFLQCFEPAIADLSAHGMKLVVNAGASDTELLAIECQKLVQQSGHGHLRIAWIEGDDVTDILLEQRKKGDEVYPIRLSGKSLLEVDPNFVFAQCYLGGWGIAKALAEGADIVICGRVSDASPVVGVAA is encoded by the coding sequence ATGACACGAGGACCTATCAACAGACCCGTCCGAATCGCCGGCTGTGCCGGAGGAAACACCGATCGCTGGGATGCAATCAAATCTTTTGCCAGCGACCCCAGCATCGATGCTATTATTGGAGACTGGCTATCCGAGTCCAACATGGTTGGAACGGCAGCAATCAAGGCGCGAGATCTCACGGAAGAGAACGAGCAGAATCGCTCAAAGGGTGCCTATGCTAAAGAGTTCCTGCAATGCTTTGAGCCTGCCATTGCAGACCTAAGCGCTCATGGGATGAAGCTCGTGGTCAATGCGGGTGCGTCAGATACAGAGCTCCTTGCAATTGAGTGTCAGAAGTTAGTCCAGCAGAGTGGGCATGGTCATTTGCGCATTGCGTGGATTGAAGGTGACGATGTGACGGATATTTTGCTTgaacagaggaagaagggcgacGAAGTCTATCCCATTCGACTTTCGGGTAAGTCGTTGTTGGAGGTCGATCCCAATTTTGTCTTTGCGCAGTGTTATcttggtggatggggtatTGCAAAGGCTTTGGCTGAAGGTGCGGATATTGTCATTTGTGGGAGAGTCTCGGATGCTTCTCCTGTGGTTGGTGTTGCAGCGTAA